The following are encoded together in the Dickeya lacustris genome:
- a CDS encoding glycoside hydrolase family 32 protein: MKEIHLLKRMAYSLMSGPSRQSYDPYRPQWHLSPLVGLMNDPNGFVQYKGRYHLFYQWNPLACAHGAKFWGHWSSADLVHWRHEPVALVPAQDYESHGCYSGSAVVDGDRLALMYTGNVKYDDGSRTAYQCLAYATPAGDFDKIGPVLSLPPGYTGHVRDPKVWQHQGHWYMVLGAQDLDLQGKILLYRSSDLRDWHLLGEIAGSRLNGLGEFGYMWECPDLFTLGEADVLLCCPQGLPAEEERNLNTHQSGYFVGALDYATARFDHQAFHELDAGFEFYAPQTTCDDSGRRLLFGWMGIPDQDEFCQPTLNHGWLHTMTCPRELTLHEGRIYQQPARELQTLRQLEHLWQGVADYAPALPIGSAELTLETQGEFQIHFAGIMVLCWDGERLTLSRRNRRTNEPEHRYWHDGPLHHLHILCDRSSVEIFINHGQGVMSSRYFPDCDATASFSGSGHITLRHWLLAPCVIE; the protein is encoded by the coding sequence CGCAGTGGCACCTGTCGCCGTTAGTCGGGCTGATGAACGATCCTAACGGCTTTGTACAGTACAAAGGACGCTACCATCTGTTTTATCAGTGGAACCCGCTGGCCTGCGCCCACGGAGCCAAATTCTGGGGGCACTGGAGCTCGGCGGATCTGGTGCACTGGCGTCACGAACCGGTGGCGCTGGTGCCCGCACAAGACTATGAAAGCCACGGCTGTTACTCCGGCTCGGCGGTGGTGGATGGCGACCGGTTAGCGCTGATGTATACCGGTAATGTGAAGTATGACGACGGTTCGCGCACCGCTTATCAATGTCTGGCTTATGCCACCCCGGCGGGCGATTTTGACAAAATCGGCCCGGTATTATCGCTGCCGCCAGGCTATACCGGCCATGTGCGCGACCCAAAAGTCTGGCAGCATCAGGGCCACTGGTACATGGTGCTTGGCGCACAAGACCTCGATTTACAAGGTAAAATCTTGCTTTATCGCTCATCGGATCTGCGTGACTGGCATTTGCTGGGAGAGATTGCCGGTTCGCGGCTAAATGGCCTGGGCGAGTTTGGCTACATGTGGGAGTGCCCGGATCTGTTTACGCTGGGTGAGGCCGACGTGCTGCTCTGCTGCCCACAAGGTTTGCCTGCCGAAGAGGAGCGCAATCTCAACACGCATCAGTCTGGTTATTTCGTCGGCGCGCTGGATTACGCCACCGCGCGCTTTGACCATCAGGCCTTCCATGAGCTGGATGCCGGGTTTGAATTCTACGCCCCGCAAACCACCTGTGATGACAGCGGCAGAAGGCTACTGTTTGGCTGGATGGGCATACCGGATCAGGACGAGTTCTGCCAGCCGACCCTTAACCACGGCTGGCTCCACACCATGACTTGCCCGCGTGAGCTCACGCTACATGAGGGCAGAATATATCAACAACCCGCGCGTGAATTGCAAACGCTGCGCCAGTTGGAGCACCTGTGGCAAGGCGTGGCCGACTACGCGCCCGCTCTGCCAATAGGCAGCGCAGAGCTGACGCTCGAGACACAAGGTGAATTCCAGATTCATTTTGCCGGGATCATGGTGCTGTGCTGGGACGGTGAGCGCCTGACGTTAAGCCGCCGTAACCGGCGCACCAATGAACCGGAGCACCGCTACTGGCATGATGGCCCGCTGCATCATCTGCACATATTATGTGACCGCTCTAGCGTGGAAATTTTTATCAACCATGGTCAGGGGGTAATGTCATCGCGTTATTTTCCTGATTGCGATGCCACCGCCAGCTTCAGTGGTTCCGGGCACATTACGCTGCGGCACTGGCTGTTAGCCCCGTGCGTGATAGAATAG